A single Parabacteroides timonensis DNA region contains:
- a CDS encoding transketolase family protein, protein MNDIKVMNRAADNIRVLAASMVEKANSGHPGGAMGGADFINVLFSEYLVYDPKNPEWEGRDRYFQDPGHMSPMLYSALALTGKFTMEELSQFRQWGSPTPGHPEVDIKRGIENTSGPLGQGHTYAVGAAIAAKFLKARLGDVMNQTIYAYISDGGIQEEISQGAGRVAGTLGLDNLIMFYDSNNIQLSTTVEEVTAENVAMKYEAWGWKVISINGNDVNEIRKALDEAKAEANRPTLIIGNTIMGKGARGADDSSYENKVSTHGQPLSAAGASIEETIKNLGGDPKNPFAVFTDVAELYAKRAKELEAIVAERYAAKEVWAKANPELAEKMAFWFSGKAPELDWAAIEQKANQATRAASATVLGVLATKVENMVCSSADLSNSDKTDGFLKKTHSFRKGDFSGAFFQAGVSELTMACVCIGMSLHGGVIVACGTFFVFSDYMKPAIRMAALMEQPVKFIWSHDAFRVGEDGPTHEPVEQEAQIRLMEKLKNHKGHNSMLVLRPADVIETTVAWKMAMENTATPTALILSRQNITDLPAKENRYDEALQAEKGAYIVESDANPDVILVASGSEVSTLEEGAALLRADGVKVRVVSVPSEGLFRNQSKEYQESVIPTGSKVFGLTAGLPVNLEGLVGANGKVWGLESFGFSAPYKVLDEKLGFTGKNVYNQVKELLA, encoded by the coding sequence ATGAACGATATTAAAGTAATGAACAGAGCAGCGGACAATATCCGCGTCCTGGCAGCGTCAATGGTAGAAAAGGCTAATTCCGGTCATCCGGGTGGTGCAATGGGTGGTGCAGATTTTATTAATGTACTATTCTCAGAGTATTTGGTCTATGATCCTAAGAACCCGGAATGGGAAGGCAGGGATCGCTACTTCCAGGACCCGGGACATATGTCGCCCATGCTTTATTCAGCCCTCGCTCTTACTGGCAAATTCACCATGGAAGAACTGTCACAGTTCCGCCAGTGGGGAAGCCCTACTCCGGGTCATCCTGAAGTAGACATCAAGCGGGGTATCGAAAATACTTCAGGTCCGCTGGGACAAGGCCACACATACGCAGTGGGTGCTGCTATTGCCGCCAAGTTCCTGAAAGCCCGCCTGGGAGATGTAATGAACCAGACTATTTATGCATATATATCCGATGGTGGCATCCAGGAAGAGATCTCGCAAGGTGCCGGACGTGTTGCCGGAACACTCGGACTCGATAACCTGATCATGTTTTACGACTCCAACAACATCCAGCTTTCTACCACCGTAGAAGAAGTAACAGCTGAAAATGTTGCCATGAAGTACGAAGCATGGGGATGGAAAGTAATCAGCATCAACGGAAATGACGTAAATGAAATCCGTAAGGCACTGGATGAAGCAAAAGCAGAAGCCAACCGTCCTACTTTGATCATCGGTAATACCATTATGGGTAAAGGTGCCCGCGGAGCCGACGACAGTAGTTACGAAAATAAAGTATCCACTCACGGTCAGCCTCTGTCTGCAGCCGGTGCATCTATCGAAGAGACAATCAAGAACCTGGGAGGTGATCCAAAGAATCCGTTCGCCGTATTCACGGATGTTGCCGAACTATATGCAAAACGTGCAAAAGAACTGGAAGCTATCGTAGCCGAACGTTATGCCGCTAAAGAAGTATGGGCTAAAGCAAATCCAGAACTGGCTGAAAAGATGGCATTCTGGTTCTCAGGTAAAGCTCCGGAACTGGACTGGGCAGCTATCGAACAGAAAGCAAACCAGGCAACTCGTGCCGCTTCCGCCACAGTATTAGGCGTATTGGCAACAAAGGTTGAAAATATGGTATGTTCTTCTGCCGACCTTTCCAACTCGGATAAGACCGACGGTTTCCTGAAGAAAACACATTCATTCAGAAAAGGTGATTTCAGTGGTGCCTTCTTCCAGGCCGGTGTTTCGGAACTGACCATGGCTTGTGTATGTATCGGTATGTCATTACACGGTGGCGTGATCGTAGCTTGCGGTACTTTCTTCGTATTCTCCGATTATATGAAGCCTGCAATTCGTATGGCAGCATTGATGGAGCAACCGGTTAAGTTTATCTGGTCGCACGATGCTTTCCGTGTTGGTGAAGACGGACCTACTCACGAACCGGTTGAACAGGAAGCACAGATCCGCCTGATGGAAAAACTGAAGAACCATAAGGGACACAACTCTATGCTGGTTCTCCGTCCGGCCGATGTCATCGAAACGACCGTTGCATGGAAGATGGCTATGGAAAACACAGCCACTCCTACCGCTTTGATTCTTTCCCGTCAGAACATTACTGACCTGCCCGCCAAAGAAAATCGTTACGACGAAGCTTTGCAGGCTGAAAAGGGTGCCTATATTGTAGAAAGCGACGCAAACCCAGATGTTATTCTGGTAGCTTCCGGTTCGGAAGTCTCTACGTTGGAAGAAGGAGCTGCATTGCTTCGTGCCGATGGCGTAAAGGTTCGCGTCGTATCCGTTCCTTCCGAAGGGTTGTTCCGCAACCAGAGCAAGGAATACCAGGAATCTGTTATTCCTACAGGAAGTAAAGTATTTGGTCTGACAGCCGGTCTGCCTGTCAATCTGGAAGGATTGGTTGGAGCAAACGGTAAGGTATGGGGGCTCGAGTCATTCGGCTTCTCCGCTCCTTACAAGGTTCTGGACGAAAAATTGGGCTTCACA